The following proteins are co-located in the Canis aureus isolate CA01 chromosome X, VMU_Caureus_v.1.0, whole genome shotgun sequence genome:
- the DYNLT3 gene encoding dynein light chain Tctex-type 3 isoform X1: MGAGPPRRALRGRGARRAVAPPLGRVGATMEEYHRHCDEVGFNADEAHNIVKECIDGVLGGEDYNQNNINQWTASIVEQSLTHLVKLGKAYKYIVTCAVVQRSAYGFHTASSCFWDTTSDGTCTVRWENRTMNCIVNVFAIAIVL; this comes from the exons atgggggcggggcctccccgGAGGGCACTGCGCGGACGCGGAGCGCGGCGGGCTGTGGCTCCGCCCCTCGGCAGAGTCGGCGCCACCATGGAGGAGTACCACAGGCACTGCGACGAG GTTGGCTTCAATGCTGATGAAGCTCACAATATTGTGAAGGAG TGTATAGATGGGGTCTTGGGTGGTGAAGATTATAACCAGAACAACATCAACCAATGGACTGCAAGCATAGTGGAACAATCCTTAACACATTTGGTTAAGTTGGGAAAAGCTTATAAATATATTG TGACCTGTGCAGTGGTCCAGAGGAGTGCCTATGGCTTTCACACAGCCAGCTCATGTTTTTGGGACACCACATCTGATG GAACCTGTACCGTAAGATGGGAGAACCGAACCATGAACTGTATTGTCAATGTTTTTGCCATTGCTATTGTTCTGTGA
- the DYNLT3 gene encoding dynein light chain Tctex-type 3 isoform X2, with protein MSLIVAFNSEVYQATSQQRLSYPAYYNIKVGFNADEAHNIVKECIDGVLGGEDYNQNNINQWTASIVEQSLTHLVKLGKAYKYIVTCAVVQRSAYGFHTASSCFWDTTSDGTCTVRWENRTMNCIVNVFAIAIVL; from the exons ATGTCATTAATAGTTGCTTTTAACTCAGAAGTCTATCAAGCCACTTCACAACAAAGATTAAGTTACCCGGCCTATTATAATATTAAG GTTGGCTTCAATGCTGATGAAGCTCACAATATTGTGAAGGAG TGTATAGATGGGGTCTTGGGTGGTGAAGATTATAACCAGAACAACATCAACCAATGGACTGCAAGCATAGTGGAACAATCCTTAACACATTTGGTTAAGTTGGGAAAAGCTTATAAATATATTG TGACCTGTGCAGTGGTCCAGAGGAGTGCCTATGGCTTTCACACAGCCAGCTCATGTTTTTGGGACACCACATCTGATG GAACCTGTACCGTAAGATGGGAGAACCGAACCATGAACTGTATTGTCAATGTTTTTGCCATTGCTATTGTTCTGTGA